The DNA segment AGGTCAGCAAGTCCAGGGCTACAAATATTTGGGGACCTGCTATGATTTATGAATGCACCTCCCACATTTGTAGTACATGtccacattttattcattttgtacaAAAATCCAAAGGTCCATTTCCTAAAATAAATGCTGGGTGATACAAAAATATAGTATTGAGCCTGTTTAAAGATCAAACTACATTTATGCATTACTTTCCCAGGTTTCTACTGTGTTTACTGTTAAGCCGAGGTTCTAAATTAAACACTTCCATGCAAAGGACCCCATTCTGGGTTTAGTCCCAAAATACCTGCAATTATTTATAGATATTCATCACATGATTTATTCTCATTCTGTGATTTTGTGTTTTGCATGAATGAACCTGGTCTCATACAAGTATCAATGTTCTGTCAGTCATTTATCATATTCACATACataaaatattctgtttttgCCCTTAGTCCAAAGAAGGAAAAACTCCTACTGAGCTGTTTACATGAAAGTGAGTATTGCACTGTTATTTCTGTTTAGATGCAGTCATTCATAATCTCATTAAACATTTTAAGAGGTTTTCAGTGGTGACAAATGTTCCATTTTATAGCtccctcttttattccttcaaacACCTTCCTGAAAAGGTCAGTGTTTCAATAAGTGCACGTGGCCAAAACTGCAAAATCCTTTTTCATAATGTTTAAAAATGTGCTACCTTCCTTAAATCCCTTTTCTTTTGGAGCATCGATGTCTTCCAGAGACGATGTTTGTCTTTACCCCAGCTTAGCATAACTATTGGCCATGTGTTGCAACTAATGCATGTTCTGAATGTGCTGTACACATGTGCAAAGAATTCTCCTAAAACCCAAATACGATTAGCATATTTCACAagtcttaaagctgcaggagctaaaTTCAGAGggaaaaaatgtcagaatttGAAAATGCACACCTTCCTGCTGCTCTCTCCCTTCAATCCAACACTAGATATAAATACCTGTATACATGACCTGAAGGTGTAAAAAAGCACAGCAATGCACTTCAGTATACAAGCCTTTGTCCAGTCACAGAGCACTATAGTCAAGTCTGAGCAAATCTAACAGCAACCACTAACTACATATATTTAAAAGCTCTAGGTTGTAGATTTTCTACAacctaaaaacaaataaagttcAGACAAGGGGTAAAATTCTTATTTTTGCTCAGGCCACTTGAATTATAATAAGCTGAAAGGAAATTGTTGAAGTTTTGcccaatgaagtaaaaaaacccaaaacaacaacTTTCAAACACTGTAACATTAATCAATAAATCCCACAGTCAAAATAGGGTTTACTGTAAGAAATCCCAAATTCAGAATACTCATATTCAAAAAAATTGTAGAATatttgtgtgcatgtaaacatactcaCTGTAATAATGTAAATACTTCATTCTACCGTATATGGTAGGTTTTTAGCTGGAAACTCTGCACAGTGTGCAGATGATTTATTGTATGTAATACAAAATGATTTCATACCAACCTTAAATAAAATCCTTGTTGTAAAGTGGTTTTAAAAACTGGATCTTGAAATCATGTAATTGAGAAAGCTCAGAAGAGGCTTAAATATACGTATTATTGCCTCATATTTGGATAAACTACTAACCTTAGACACCTCTGTCCAGAGGTCATGAGGAGGTGGATGGAACATGAGGAGCAGAGACAAGGGGACTAGGAGGGGGTTTCACGTCACATAAGCTTCATGCATGGGTCagtggaaaacaaaacaacaaagacaaatacaacacaaaacaaaataggGAGTTCTCATTAACCATGACGAGCTCAGAACAAGCCTGTGAAGCAATAACTCCAAGCAGTTACAGGGGGATGCAAAtacttggagaaaaaaaaatcataaagtgGAAAACAGTttatggctacgttcagacagcaggtcttaatgcacaatttggattttttggtgaaatccaatgtttttgtgtgtttgttcatattacacactaAATGCAACTTCCATCAGTTTTgcgtatgaactgaatgcgaccctgaagtgacccacatgtgcaaaagaggtcctgatgtaatatgtgactaCGCAGGCATGCATTGTATTTACAGAAGTATGTTTTTCccgcctctcctcctcctggggCACAGGATTGTGGTATTTGTCACattttcagtgacgtaaaggtcagataaatgtgacctggctgttcagactgaagtcgcatggaaaaatatcagatacatatcggatttaggaccatatatgaaagtggcctggggcgaatttgaaaaaatctgacttgtgctgttcaaactgtctttaacagattggatacaggtcacacatgggcaaaaaaattggatttgggccacatttgcctgcagtctgaacgtagcctaaattGGCTGATGTCCAAATATATTAACTAATGTAAATGATTATGAATTCTAGCTTAATTAAAAAGGGAAGCAAGGTTCATttaggaacaaaaacaaaaataagaaaaataaacacaaggGTCTAAAGTTGGATCTTGTAATTACTGGCAAGGTAGGCATTATTTGTTGGTGCTTGAGGTTGTTTTTAGCTGTATGTTTCTATCACTGTgcacatgttggacacccctcTGCCAGTGGACATGCTTGGTACTGCCTCCTACCTGCGTCCTTGAGAGCTGCTAATCTGCTCCTTCATGCTGATGGTCTGCCGAAGCAGTCCATCTATGTTTTTGAAATACAAACTGCTGTTTGTCATGCTCTTCACAGCACTGCAAAAACCAACAGatgaaaaaaatgtcatgagtcaCATTGACCAATGAGCTGATAAAGTTTAGGAAATATgtatgagggggcttcaaaaaggtcaaagaaaaagaacatacctttgacatggtttaaatcacatcagttttacacagatggacttaaaagctgttttttccaactgtcctttttccacaaacttcTTAAAGCCCCCTCACATGTGCACATCAGCTCACCTGCATGCATACTCCACAGTATAGATTGCTCCTTGACTCTGCTCCTCCCAACTCTGCATGTCCGTCTATATG comes from the Sphaeramia orbicularis chromosome 4, fSphaOr1.1, whole genome shotgun sequence genome and includes:
- the borcs8 gene encoding BLOC-1-related complex subunit 8 isoform X3, producing MEDQEMQLKVRRVTDKFTESMYVLANEPSVALYRLQEHVRRSLPELVQHKTDMQSWEEQSQGAIYTVEYACSAVKSMTNSSLYFKNIDGLLRQTISMKEQISSSQGRSPLVSAPHVPSTSS
- the borcs8 gene encoding BLOC-1-related complex subunit 8 isoform X1, translated to MEDQEMQLKVRRVTDKFTESMYVLANEPSVALYRLQEHVRRSLPELVQHKTDMQSWEEQSQGAIYTVEYACSAVKSMTNSSLYFKNIDGLLRQTISMKEQISSSQGRSLCDVKPPPSPLVSAPHVPSTSS